Within Rhipicephalus microplus isolate Deutch F79 chromosome 9, USDA_Rmic, whole genome shotgun sequence, the genomic segment TGGTGCAGGACTCGCGAGCTTGCGGTGGTTTAGCAGCGTCTCGACAAGCCATGATCGATAATTCAATAAAGCACGTTGAGACGCACTATGTACAGCGCCGCCGCCAGGAAAGTTGAGCCTCTGGTCGCCGCGACCGCTGCGGCATCTTTGTTGCTTCGTTGTTGCATTGGAAGCGAGAACAGGCGCAGTCACGTTGTTCTGCGAACATCGTGAAGCAGCGTCGGCAGCTGCAGGCTGACGGCCATCTCGCTCCTGATGCAAACGCTGAACTTGGATGTAGGCGACGTGGCGATATCCAAAAGTAAGACAGCTTCGCCTTAGCGGCGCCAAGCCTGAGGGAATTGCGGAGTGGGGCAACCTTTTTCGTTTCTCATCGcttttctctttcattcttcTTCTAGTTCTCCGTTTATTCTTggtattttttttgtctttattgcTCTTTATTTCTGCGCTTAttcctatttttttttgctcgctcTTCCTCTCCCTATTTCTGAATTGGgtcgtcttttttttctatattaacGTGATTTTCCCCGCGTTACGCCTATAGCGACGACAGCACACACAGCACACGACAGGGCCCCTAAAGAGCTCCGCAATTTGACTGACCCCCGTATtttacaaacgctcctcgactcgactttcccccttcacttgacagagttgagcactgcgccaccgctcggcggAATATGACGATGCGCTGCTCGAAAATCGCACCACATCATCgctaatatgcagtgacttgctgtGCCTAGGGagagcgcttccatcggctttctcaagtgaaggtgaagcgttgagtgaagggaagttctagaatacgggggtgagtcAATTTTGCCACAAGGGCACAAGAAGAAATGAGATAGCAACAAATTCACGGGTCATACGAAGCAAGACCAACACCTCCCTCTTTTACTATTCGATGACAAAACGTTGGCGCAaggaaacgcagccgctgcagtgCTTGTAGTGACCTCCATGTTACATATCGCTTTAACGCATACACCGTTGAGGAAAGATTAAGGTATGAGCCGTCTGCTTATCACCGCCGAGATAACCTGCGGGTGACGGTTCCCGACGAATCCAAGTATATACGCTCAGCATGTTATCGATTTGAACAGTATACATTATGCGAAACGTGACACTGACGTCAACACACTAACGGTGAAAATGCTCCTTGTGTGTCCGTATAAATGCTATGGAAACAAAGCCCTAAGAGACAAACTAAGCAGACCTCGCTATTTCATTGGAGTATTTCGTGCTTACTGGACACTGGGCGTGTCGGTACTTCGTTCTCAAAACTGTAAGTGTAACATATTGAATAAATAGCTGAGCCGACCAAAAAGAGCATCAGGACTGTCGAATAAACTGCAGTAAAATAGCGCTTTGTATCCTTGGCACACATTCATGCTGGCGGAAAAGCTATGAACCGCgcatataaaaaaagcaataacATAAAATTATAAGTTATGTCAGTTAAAATATTAAAAGTATAATGACAAACGGTACATTTCGATTCGCTCAGCTGCAATCCAACGCCTTCATCGAGTAAAGGCTGAAAAATTAATTCCAATGCAACGAAAGGAACAGTTCTAGATTcttaaaaaaagtgttgcagacgATCTAACAAAACGATGTACGGGTTTTGAAAACTTGACGTTTCTGCTGTATTGAAAAATATTGCGGGAATAGTTTTCAGCCCATATAAAATACGCGAAAATTGTTCTTTTGCCTAAAGTAATtacatttttttaattattttctcCGGCGAGTAGTTTAACAAACTATTTCtcaaataaacactaaaaagtcataaAACCCTAGAGTCACTTCATAAGCCGTATTTATGATACCGCCGCAAGTGGTACCTTGAAATAAAGCGAAGTTACGAAACATCGTTTCGTATGCAGTAACTCTCTCGTGAAGAAACGTTTTTGCGTTTAGTAAAAGACAGTACCTGTTTTCGGCATACGTGGGGCAATTTAATGATCAGCGTGAAGCAGCTGAGTAATAagacattgaaaaaaaattaggACGACCTACCTTTACTTTGCCATAAAAGAACACCGCCAATGAAATAATTATGCGAGAATTTTAATAATGTAGCTATTACTGTGCGGTAAGATATATAGCAGCTGTCATCGCCATCTTCATCGTGGTCATCAAAACTAGCTGGTTCGGCAAACAAACGAAGGAAGAAGCGTGATCGCAAACATCATCGTATAGTGAAGACGGTATGTTAAAAAAACAACGAAACCAAaaatttagatagtgagaaaaaaagaatcaacaagaaagcagacactaatagctatagcttgattttgggagccgaccagacagctggttttgccaaacccgattaatttggtatgtcacaaatttatccagatttgaaaattacttttggACCCgggttttttttaacatactgtcttcactatacaactctcccccccgcccccttttttttttcgttgtaagcaataatgcagttatcgtccatatgagactaaatgttctcttggccaatcccccagagtgggtatgagccatggatcagaggctacaaacaaaacaaacaaacaaacgtcaTCGTCACCAAAATCAACACCTGCCATACCAAGAGCATCATCATCGTCAGAGCGTGGGCGTGCCATTCGAAATAACGAGTCAGCGTCACGAGCTATACGCCGCCATGTCTAACCTCCACGCCACGCTGCTCTCCAGTCTTCTACTGCTGGCCTTCGTCTTGGGTCCCTCTTCGATGGCTCGAGGTCTCAAGCACGGCGTCACCGGTGACGTCAACTGCGAGTTCCGCTGCCCGCACTCTCTGAAACCCACGCCGCGCGCCCTCCACGAGAGTTCTTCGAACGGCTGCGGCACCGAGGCGTTTCGGCTTCCGGCATCGGCGCTGCCGCACCCGGACTTCGAGGCCTGCTGCAACGAGCATGACGTCTGCTACGACACGTGCCTCTCGGACAAGGCGCAGTGCGACGCGGCCTTCGACGCTTGCATGAAGCGCATCTGCGACACCAAGGTAGTGTCCGGCGTGCACTCGTGCGTCTCGACGGCCCACCTGTTTATGAGCTTGACCACAAGCCTGGGCTGCGAGCCCTTCATAAACTCTCAGAAGCAGGCTTGCGTGTGCAAGCCCGAAGGTGACCTGTAGGCCTGAAGGTGACCTGTAGGCCCAAAGGTGACCTGTAGGCCCCAAACGTGAACTGTACGCGCAGTCCCAACTGATGACGCTTGATGTACATCGAGGCTTACCACTCGATACTCGTTACAGGTCTGCACGCATTGCAAAACGCCTAGAGCTTTTGCCGTCTTAACCGAAATAAACGAGCGTGGTTGTACTTCTACTTTTACAGAAGCGCTGTTATGACCGCTGTCTGTCCGATTCGCGATGTTGACTAGCAACTATCATCCCCATTCAGGAAATTGAAGGCCGGCTCGTGAGTGGGAAGATGCTAGTTTGTGTGCCTGTGTCCATGCGCATATGTGCATGGCCATGTATGTTTGTGCGTATGCGTGCGGACATAGCTGTAGCGTTGAACTCTTGATGGCAAAGCTGAAAGCTCCTTCAATTTTTCTTTGCACCTTCTTTGAATTGCCTAGCTATAGCGCGGCATCAACCGTGTCTTGTAATAAGCGTTGCTTCTCGGAGCATGATGGCGGACCTCAATTTTCGGCAGGATTAATAAATGTACATGTGAACGGCTTGTGCACGCTGGGCTAGAGTAAGTAGTATCTTTTCGGAGGTTATACGAGCAAAAGGCATCACTTCTGCAGTCAGACTGTTAAAGGACGTCTCCATCTACAAGAGCTGCCAGAAATTCAGGGCGAAGTCACTTCTAGAGACTTCCTGGATTAAATAAAAATGTGGCCTATCTCAGCGAGTCCGTTTCCGCACCCTGCAGAGACATAAGCTAGTGATTCAGGACGATGAGATTACTTTCAATTAGTTCAACATCGTCATACCAAAATCCGGCACAACGCCACTGAAACAATTAATCTTACTAGTCGGCCCTGATCAACAACTTTACGGCTTAACTTGAACAGCATTCTCTAATAGCAAGTTCATGATCCCAACGCGTGTTTGTACACTGCATGAGaatcttgtcttgtctcctaggagatctacGTTTGAATCAGTTTGTGAGAAGACCGCGTATCAGCGATTGTTTCTGCGGCAGCACCGAATAGTTTTGGGGCagatacttcaaaaaaaaaaaaacaatttatcgGACATTTAGGATGTGAATGAAAAATTAATTTATGGACACTCTGCTAAGCTTGGAAGCCTGCCTACTCCCGTCTTCTGTTTGCCATGGAATTATTTaatgtccttgttttttttctttttcttttgttggtCAAGGCTTACTGACAAGAGTTCCTTTCATAAAGCACAGACTCCTGACAAAGCTTTATGGTTGTTCATTATATCCGCGGGAAGAACGAATTAGCCGAATAGCTTGGCCATGCAGGAAGCGGCTTAAAACTGTGCTACGGCACCACTTAAGACCTGTCAAAAGAAAGTTCGGTGCCTTTCATCATTTTTTTGTTCTCGCATCGTTGTGGCCCGGAGTGCGGCGCCACTGGCGCCTCTCTGCCGGTGACGCTTTCATGGTTCGTCCCTCCTTTGTCATTTCCGTGCCCCGGAAAGTGGCGAGGAGCCTAATGGCTTCCGAacaaagagacgagaaaaaagatGGCGGAGGGAAGGCGCTAGCAGCAGTTTGCACTAGCGTATCTAACTTTCGCACCGAAACAGAGTCGTTCCCACGTGCTGGCTGCCCTCTCGCGCAAATTCTTATCGCCGTCAGAAGAGGTTTGAACATTCTTCAAAAGCGCGCCGCAAATTTATATGGCTATCCTTGTTTTCTTTGAGGTGTGTTCAGTTAACTTTCTGCCAATGCCTTGCTTTTATATTGCGAACGAAAGAAATTTTCTTTTGCGTGGCAGCCCTCAGGAATGAACGAATGATGATCGCTTCGCCGAGACTACGGCCGAGGAAAGCAAGAAGGCTGCTGTGAATGGAAGCACAAaataaccgaaaaaaaaaaacgaaatataaCATGGAAAGTGAGGTCATCCGTCTATAGGAAGCTCGATTCATAACTGTCACGTTATCTTGGGAGCTCTTGCAAGTCGGAAATGATTGAGAGAACGAGAGACGGGAATCAGTGGGGGCACAGGAAACACACTTTAATACAATAAAGCACTACCTAACCTAAAATTTACGAACCCAAAAAATACAAGCGAATTAAGTAAATAACTAACATAGTGTGCCTTAAATACAAGACAATGATCACTGACGATTGACGTCACTCTCTACAAGCTCTACTACAGTGCCAACATTCGTCCTAAGAGTAAATTAGgagtacaggagaaaaaaaaagtgtgggagGGTTCACCCTCAGCTAACCTGCTTTCAGAAGTGGTTCGAACGAAAATCCAAATTTTTCTACAATTCGGAGGTCAATGCTACGCCCGGATAGATTTCTCAGTGTTTGTCCACACGCTTTGGCATAACTGCTCTTGATTATCGACTACAAATAACTGCGGCATCACTTACGTGAAATGAATTACGTCGCAGCTGCCGTTTCGTTTTCCGCAGTTCGTGCCGTTGGTtcaattgattgatgattgatatatgtggggttggacgtcccaaaaccaccgtatgattatgagagacgccgtaatggagggctccggaaattttgaccacctggggttctttaacgcacacccaaaCCTGAGACACACGGACATGATTGATAACATctcaacacacgggcctacaacatttccgcctccatcgaaaatgcagccgccgcagccgggattcgaacccacgacctgcgggtcagcagccgagtacctcagccagtagaccaccgcgacggggcgccGTTGGTGCAGAATGGCACTCAATGACCTCTTAAAGCACGGTCTTTTCGCGTTGCACACACTCGGCTTTTCGGGCATTTTCGAGTCCACACGCCGCATTGTATACGTGAGCAAGACAGCAAGAAAGGACCAGCCACACAGCTTGGATCGCATAAAGACTAAGCTCCCGCCCTGATATCCGACTGGCGCTGGCGTGTGCTGTGTGCGGTCGTGCCCTTGAACTTCTCCGAGATGAAATAAGGTCGTAAACCTGCATTTTTTTCCCCCGAAGCGAGGCTCGCTCTCTTCAACAGCTTGGCCACGTTACGTCACCGCTTAGGCAAAGCGCGTAGCCAATATCCTTAGGCTGGTAGATGCTTGCGGAATACTCATTACGTGTTGTAAGACCGATGTGCCACAGTCACGAGAGAAGCTATAGCCTGTGCCGTCAATTTCGGGTACCCTAACCGCGACCCCGTAGGTTTAGGCCAACGAAAACTCGAGGCTCGGTGGTTTAACTCCTAGTCAAACTCTTTGAGCTTTACTCGTAGAGTTCATTGAATGAGCCATAGAGTGGGAAGAGCCAGAAATGTGTAGAACGTAATGAAGCGTACGTGTGTAAGCTTCATTACAATGTAAACTCTAGCAAGCGAGTCGCACATGAACaaattattttgtcacttgtcccAGCTTGCTATAtttgtttgttttaggggcgaagctccttaaagcggcacctgatcgtccctcgtcgtagtcgtagtgcgtaaccggtcttacgctttgacctgcaaagtggtgctggtgggatatttctcctgtgcgttgttgaacaataaaaaattcgcagcgtgcgcgttaactaaaagccaaattctcctgtctctcattcccaattagcagccattggcatgtacattgagcactatctgacaagaaagggttgctaggttatgctcgctgggcgtaacctccttggttttagaaaggtttagcgagcgttgggccgcagtgccatgaatacagtgaactagtatataccatgaactcgaggtggttaaaggtgggaagtagacccgaagcgcaagccgtaagaaagtgtgcgtgtgccacctctcgtttagtccttggaatgtccgctggatagcggtgcatCTATACGCGGAATATAcgttgaaaagatgcgagatggtggtacttggagtgtcgacTACATGGaagaacggacagacagatgcatgcacggacgcatggatggctgcacggacagatggacgcatgatcggacgctggggcggatgcatggacgaacgcagggacgggctcaaggatggacgcgtggacgcacgaacagacgcacgaacagacgcacgcacaaacgggcggatggatgtacggatggtcacacagacggacgcatggacggacagaagcaagaacgaatgaacggacggatgcttcgcccaactctgcATCagtcaccccgtggatatgctgccattttattttacAGCGCAGAGTTCCATCTGCAGGTCACATGGGTCTCCTTCACCTGCCTAATTACATGTGCATTGCACGACAGGAGATGATTTGTTCTAGAAAAGTATATGATTCGGGCTATTTGGTAACGGGTTATTATGAATGCAAAACGTGGGGTGCAGTACAGAACAGGGACTAGAAAATAGAACGGGCGCCTGCGTTGTCGTTCCCTTTTCTTGTCCTTGTTCCGTACTGCGCatattcgccccccccccccccattcgcaTTCCGAATGATGATTGGTTCCATTCGTGTTAACAACATTATTGTGACTACCGGGTGGCGTACCCTTTTGCGACATTAGCGGCCCCTACTCGGGACAACGATAGCGCTCTTTCCCACGTTGAGTGGCGTCGCCGTCGTTGGCTGGCGTCAGACGATAAACGAAAACCGATAaacgaaacaagaaagaaagaaaccgaACGTGGAGTCTGTCGATACCCCGAGCTCCTGCCCTCTAAACTTGCTTTTTCCATCACGCACGCTAAGCCCTCTGTCGGCGCTTGCGCACTTGTCGGACTGGCGGGAGAAAGTGCTGTTTGAAGCAAGGCATAGTAAGGCTTAGTATGTTTACTGATCAAGCCACGGTAAACACAGATGAGGCGCTGTCTGAGGCAAGGCATAATAAGCTCGGGAAGGCGTAAGGCTTAGCATGTTTACTAAGTAAATCATAGTAAACATGGAAGCGCTGTCTGAGGCAAGGCATGGTTAGCTCAGCAAGGCATAGTAAGTCTGAGTATGCTCACTAAGCAAGTATAGTAAGCATGGAAGCGCTGTCTGAGGCAAAGCATGGGAAGCTCAGCAAGGCATGGGAAGGCTTAGCATGTTTACTAAGTAAATCATAGTAAACATGGAAGCGCTGTCTGAGGCAAGGCATGGTAAGCTCACTGAAAGGCATAGGAAGGATTAGTATGTTTACTAAGCAAGGCATAGTGAACATGAAAGTGCTGTCTGAGGCAAGGCATGGTAAGCTCATCAAGGCATACGAAAGCTTAGCATGTTTAATAATCAAGGCATAGTAAACAGGCAAAGCATGGTAAGGTCAGCAAGGCATCTGAAGGCTTAGTATGTTTACTAAGCAAGGCATAGTAAACATGGAAGCGCTGTCTGAGACAAAGCATGGTAAGCTCAGTAAGGCATGGTAAGGCTTAGTATGCTTATTAGGCAAGGCATAGTAAACATGGAAGCTTTGCCTGAGGCAAAGCATGGTAAGCTCAGCAAGGCATGGGAAGGCTTAGTATGTTTACTAAGTAAGGCATAATAAACATGAAAGCgttgtctgattgattgatttgcggggtttaacgtctcgaaaccacgatataattataagagacgccttagtggagggctccggaaattcggaccacctggggttttaacgtgcacacaaatctgagcacacggccctacaacatttccgcctccatcagaaatgcagccactgcaaccaggattcggtcccgcaacctgcgggtcagcagccgagtacccttgccactacaccaccacggtggggcaagcGCTGTCCGAGGCAAGGCATGGTAAGCTCAGCAAGGCATAGGAAGGCTTGGTATGTTTACTAAGCAAGACGTAGTAAACATAGTGGAGACGATGTCTGAAGAGTGGCAAAACATAAATGGCCGCTGATGAGACCAGGACTCACGTAGTACGGCCGGCAGATGACTATCAGTTTCGACATTTGCGCGTAGTACGCAGATACGCGACGAATTCTTTTTCTGTCCTAATGAGTCAATCAAGCGATGTTAGGTACACTCCTGTGTAGACTAGCTCCAGGTTTCCCTTCCCGAGAATAATTATTTTCTACAAAATGAAGACTTCGTCCATTTGTCCCAGCAACAAATAACGAAACATGATCACCTTTTAGAACCTGGCACTTCCTTCCGAAAATAGTTCCGCACCATGCACCCTCAGAATAATATACATTCTTCAACCCAAAGTGACAAAACAATCATTATGCGGCGTTATGTTTCTAAGTATTAAATGCTAGCACTATTTCGAGTGCATAAAAATGCAGAGCTTTCGTGATGACTGAAAGCTGATCGCTAAATGTCAACGAATAAGATCACAAAACTGATTACAAGAGCCGCAAATGTACGCAACAATCGAGTTCTTGAAGAACAGTTTAATGATGGTGGATAGATACGTAGAGTATAgcatcccagaaccaccatacgattatgagagatgccaaagtgaagggctccgcaaatGCCGGCCACCTGGTGtcgtttaacgtgcaccgacCTCGCGCAGTATGCGTgcttctagcatttcgcctccaacTGTCGGGTAATGAACGCCCTCATGCGGCCGCTCGAGAACTCACCCTCCGAGCAGAGCCCCGCGCAATGAGGCGGTCAACACAGAGCTATGTTCCTACTTCTCACGTACCACAACATTACATACGATCACTACAGCCATACCCACTCACATCAGAGTCCTCATATTTTCCTCATAGCATCCTTATATGTCATAAGAGTGTTTATAGCATTCCTTATGCGATCCTTGTAACCCTTTCCTCTTTGGCCACACTGATTTATCGTTTACTGTTAGGAGTGGCATTTACTAAATCATATTTCTTCCACATTGGAATTTCCGACAATACTGTCTGCGATGCCTGCAGCTGCGAGAAGCTATGCCACGTCCTGTGTGACTGCTCGGTCTACAATGTGCAGAGACAATCACATGCGTCCTTTATAGCACGCCTTGACAATAGACAAATGCTCGTTGAGTCTGTTCTAGCGTGCCGTCGACAAAGGACATTGCGTCTGAAGGCGACAAAACAACTGCTGAAAATTTTTTTTGTTACATAAAAAAGAACGAACCTGAACAAGTTGTTGTGATAGCGATGTCGCGTTTCCGCGCCAGGTTGATGGACCCTTACTCATTAGGGGCTCGTGCACGTGCTGTGTGATgtgctgtctttttttctctctccgctctctctctcctctccttctTTCAATCTCTACCATCCATGCCCCATGCGTAGAATTGCAAACCGGTTATCCTGGACGGGTTCacctccttacctttccttctctgccactctttctctcttttctcttttcCTTGTTCTTTCTCTTTCCGCTCCTTTTTCTCTCTTCCCATGTTATCTTTCTACTCTCCTACCCCCTTTCTCCCAGGGTAGACAACCGAACTGCTGTCTGGTTAATCTCTCTGCTTTCTTCCTTTTGTATCCCTTCCTtccttgtctgttagttctcattattgcTGTGACTGGTAAACTATAACGAGTCTTTAAAACTTTAATTGCTTTACAGCATAGTCTAGTGACAAGCAGGAAGGCAGTGATGACTGTTACGACCGCTGTTGCACTTTTGCCGTCCGGCCAAAGACCTAACACGTCCTCATCTGCCAATGCCCTGCATGAAATCAGGTTCAAGACCGGACACCCGTTTCtttcgttcacgtgcgtatgttGAGCCAGTACAAAATATGTCCAGTGAAGGCGAAATCTACGTGGTACTTATTCATCAGTTCAACAATGTTCTGCACGTCGATACAATAACACGTGCCGATGCTTTTAGTTTGTCATTCCTTGACGCAAATAGAAATACCGGGGCGAAAGCACACGCCACGTACGAAATGTTTTGTGAACCTCAACTGTAGGAGTCATTGCACTCGGTTCCACGTATTAACTGCGGTCGTTTACACGTCAGCCCCAGCACTTCCTCGATTGCAGCCAAGCATCGCCTTTTACAATTGTAGCGTGAGATACGATTTTTTGTCAGGCTGGGTCATTACTCGGAAGATCTATATTGATTGTCGGCACATAAACAATCGCCCAGTAGCAACGATTCGTGGGAAGCAATCCAGATGCCAGGGTTCACGCAGTCTGTCTCTTGGGACTGACACCGTTCTTGGAGGCTAGCCTTCCTTCGTGCTTTGTTTTATTATTGATTTATTAGCCCATTGGTGAGCCTGGCCATGTCACACAACGCATTACTATGCTCAGCTAGCATGCCTGGATAGCCTAGAAAACAAAAGTGCAATCATATGGTGGCAATAAGTGCGTAAACGTGGCTAAAAAAACTCAATGACTAATACAGCGTGCAGTAAACAGCGACAGTTCTTCACGTCGTGTTATACAAGAAacccgtgtgcttagatgtaggtgcgtggtaaataaccccaggtgatcccaatttccggaaccctgcactatggcgtctctcataatcatatggtgcttttcgtacgttaaacaacaacaacaacaacaacaacaacaacaacaacaacaacaacaacaacaacaacgacgacgacgacgacgacgacgacgacgacgacgacgacgacgacaacaacaacaacaacaacaacaacaaccacaacaacaacaataataataataataataataataataataataataataataataataataatagaaaaaaGGGGAGAGCTGAACACCTCACCAAGATCCACTAGCAGCCCGGTCTAAAGTCTAGGTCGCCATAAATGTCTTTATTGTGCATTCGAATACTTGAATAAATaccatgaaggaaaaaaaagaaacctagaTAGCCGAgcagcatggacggacagacagagggacgaacggacggatcgaagcacggacggatagacgaacGGAAACagggatggatggacagacagaagcacggacggagggacggaagcacgaatgaacggacgggtggaagcacagatggatggacagacgggtgaacggacggatgctCGGACGGATGTGCACACGGACGGAacgacggatgcttcaccccactcataatcattcacttcgtggacatgctgtgatttttctacTAACAGGCAGTGTCTGCGTTGATATTGTGAAACGGGAGAGGAGGCGGAGAGCGACAGTTTTGCGGATGTCTTCCTGGAccagcacgagacgcgagcatgcgcagtgaagGTGAACGCAGGGACAGCGTTTACAggctagagagaaagagaggtagaagaaaggaagagacgcaacttctgcagccctaattgggagcacggctcagcACCTCTAGGGGTGGGGTCAGGATATTAAATATGCGGAAAAGAGAGACGAAGAAGAGAAATGGCATTCTT encodes:
- the LOC119164861 gene encoding group XIIA secretory phospholipase A2-like, with product MSNLHATLLSSLLLLAFVLGPSSMARGLKHGVTGDVNCEFRCPHSLKPTPRALHESSSNGCGTEAFRLPASALPHPDFEACCNEHDVCYDTCLSDKAQCDAAFDACMKRICDTKVVSGVHSCVSTAHLFMSLTTSLGCEPFINSQKQACVCKPEGDL